From the Halomonas sp. MCCC 1A13316 genome, the window CAGCCGCACGCCCAGGCGGGCGAGTGCCTGGCCGAGTTCCAGGCCGACGATGCCGGAGCCGAACACGGCCACCGATTCGGGCAGGTCTTGCCATTCGAAGATGGCGTCGCTGTCGACCAGACGATCGCCGGCCGGAGCGAAAGCCTTAGGGCTGTGGGGGCGCGAGCCGGTCGCGATGACGATGGCCCGGGCACGCAGGCTTAGATCGTCGCCAACGTGTAGCGTATGGGGATCCTCGAAGCGGGCGTGGCCCATGATGCGATTGTCGGGCTCGATGCGCTGCATGGAGTCGAGCACGCTCTCGACGAAGGCGTCGCGTTGACGCCTGACGCGGGCCATGACGTCTTGTCCGTTGACCTCGATGCCTCCGACCTCGATGCCGAAGCCTGCGGCCTCGTGTGCCTGATGGGCCGACTCGGCGGCAGCGATCAGCAACTTGGAAGGCATACAGCCTACCCGGGCACAGGTGGTTCCGGGCTCGCCACCCTCGATGAGCACTACCCGGTCATGATACTGCCTGGCCGATTGCCAAGCGCTAAGGCCGGCCGTGCCGGCCCCGATTACGGCAACATCCACATCGCGTTCCAGCATCGCGAGTCTCCCTGGCCTACTGGCATAGGCTGAATGGCCTGCAACAACTTAAGCCTAGACGCCATTTGCGGGGAGCGGTCAAAACCGGCGTTGGGCTCACGACTTGCGATTGTGGGTAGGCTTGTCCTTCTGGCTGGTGGAAGCCATTTTCTCGAGTTCCTTTTCATCCATCGACTCGTACATCTGCTTCGACGCACCTTCGAGTTCGCTGACCTTCTTCTCTCCGCGCTTGGCGGCGAGGGCGGCGCCGGCTGCCATTTGCTGGGCTTCTGATTTGGCTGGCATGGTTTGTCTCCTTCCATAGACATTCAGCGGTTCAGCACATTCCAAGCTCCTAGTCATGAAG encodes:
- a CDS encoding DUF3008 family protein, encoding MPAKSEAQQMAAGAALAAKRGEKKVSELEGASKQMYESMDEKELEKMASTSQKDKPTHNRKS